The sequence CGCTTCCCGGACGGGAAGCCGGCCATGGCGGCCGCCGTCCTCACGAGCATGGAGTCCCATTTCGGCGAGATCTTCGAGCTGCTCGCTTCGGAACCGGACGTCGCCGAAGGCGTTGCCGAGATGGCACGGCGGATGGCACTCGTCTACAGGGACGGCCGGATGGCCTGCGTCCTCGACACGATGACACTGATCGGGGCGCCGCAGGACATCAGGGCCCACGCCGCCCGGCTCGCCCGAGCGTGGCTCCAGGCCATGGCCGGCGCCGCCGTCCGGGCCGGTGCGGCCGAACAGGACGCGCAGCGCCGGGCGCGTGCCGCCCTCATCCGTATCGAGGGTGCTCTGGTGGTGGCGCGCGTCCTGGACGACCCTTCCGTTTTCGAGCAGGTCCTGGGTGAGCTGCCCGACCTGCTCGCACGCTGATCAAGGAGGCATCTCATGGCAGTGCGCGCAGAACACGCTGGTGAGCAGGCGGTCCAGCAAAGGGCTCAGGAGGGTGGCCCCGGATGGGGATCGCCGATGTTCGGCCCGGAGATCCCGCACGGATTCCACCCCTTCATCCGCGCCCAGCAGATGCTGATCGTCGCGGCCGCCGACGACACCGGCGCCGTCTGGTCGTCGATCGTGACGGGACATCCCGGTTTCGCCCGGCCGGTGGACGACCGAACCCTCGACATCCGCGCGCTGCCCGCCCCCGGTGATCCGCTCCACCATGCCTTTGACGCGGAACGTGCCGTCGGCGTGCTCGCCCTGCATCCGCAGACCCAGCGCCGTATCCGCGCGAACGGCGTGGCCGGACGCCATGGCGCCGGCCTGCGCATGACCACCGGGCAAGTGTTCGGCAACTGCCCGAAATACCTGCAGAAGCGCGTCATCACCGAGTCCGCCGATGCCACGCCGCCCGGGGAAGCCCGCACCGGCAAGGAACTCAGCGACGTCCAGCGGCGCTGGATCGAGCAGGCGGACACCTTCTTCATCGCCAGCCACACCGCCGAGCACGGCGCCGACGCGTCACACCGCGGCGGCATGCCGGGCTTCGTCACCGTCGCGGGATCCCGCACATTGCGCTGGCCCGACTACACCGGCAACCAGTTCTACATGACGCTGGGCAATCTGCACCTCGACCCCGCGTGCGGCCTGCTGTTTCTCGACTGGGAGCGTGGCCACACCCTGCAACTCACCGGCACCGGCAGGATCGACTGGGACCCCCGCAGTGCCGCCGCGTACTCAGGGGCGCTGCGCGTGGTCGAGTTCGACATCGACAGCGTGGTGCAGGTCGACCACGCCAGCCCGCTGCGATGGGAACTCCAGGACTACTCCCGGTTCAACCCGCCTGTCGCCTGACCGGTCGACGCGAAGAGCAGCCCCGCGTGTGGATCAGTGGTCCGTTCCGCGCTGCGGAAGTCGTTCCGGTACGAGGCGTGTTGCCTGCCGCCGTGGCGCAAGGTCTGTCGCCGCGCCCGTCGTACCTTCACCATGAGGGAACTGCTCGGTACCGGACCACCGATGACCCTGGGAGGGGCCGTGAGACGTCTGCACACCTGCCTGGCGATGCTGACCACAGCCGTGATGGCTGTGGTCACCCTGCTCTTCGGCACCGTTCCGTCCGCCACCGCCCTGCAAGTGACGACCATCCGGGGCGGCACCATGCTCTACGCGGCCACCGGCGCGCAATGTGTCATCGGCTTCAACGCGAGGAGCAACGGCGTCTTCTACGGCGTGATGGTCGGCCACTGCTCAGGCACCCACACCACGACCTGGTACGCCGACGCGGCCCGCACCGTGCAGGTAGGGGTCACCGCCGGCGCGTCCTTCCCCATCGACGACTACGGGGTGGTCCGCTACACGTCCGCCACACTGAACCTGCCCGGTGACATCGCGCTCGGCGGGGGCGTCTACCAGGACATCACCGGGGTGGCGAGCCCGGCGGTCGGGCAGTCGCTCTGCCACGTCGGTCGTACCAGCGGTGTCCACTGCGGGAGGGTGACCGCGGTGAACGCCACGGTCAACTACTCCGAGGGCACTGTCTACGGCCTGGTCCGGTCCACCACATGTGCGGAGGCCGGCGACACGGGGGCCCCGGCGTACTCCGGCACCCTGGCCGTCGGCTTCCTGGTCGGATCCAGCGGCAACTGCACCTCCGGCGGGATCTCCTACCACCAGCCCGTCGCGGAGGTCGTGTCGCACTTCGGCCTCACCGTGTACTGAGGATCGGTCCGCACTCGTCAAGGGCCTGCCGTTCGAGAGGACACAAGCCCATCGGTGTGCGGGGCGTCCCCTGGGCTCGCCATGGCGCGCGGGCACGTACCTGGGCGCGCACGGAGTCCTGATGGCTGCGACTGCCGCCCGTCTCCAACTGCCGCTTCGAGCAACCGGGCTGACGCCCCATCGGCTCTGTCCACCCTCGAAGGATCGACTTCGCCACGTCGGCCCGAATAAAAGAACGGTCGTTCTTGACTGATCGTTCTCTTATTGCGTACGGTTACGGGCATGGGACGACCACGCGCCTTCGACACGGATCAGGCTGTCACCGCCGCAGCCGTTGTCTTCGCTGCCCACGGCTACGAGGGCACTTCGGTGGACGACCTGGTCACGGCCACCGGTGTCCACCGGGGCAGCCTGTACAAGGTCTTCGGCTCCAAACGTGGCCTGCATCTGACCGTTCTCCGCAGCCACCTCGACCACGAGATCCATCCCACCGCTGCCGCCATCGCCAGCCTCACCGACCCTCAGCAGGCACTCGCGGCAGCCATCGCCTCGTACGACAACGGCCCGGCCGCCGGGCTTCTCCTCCTCGCCGCAGCGGAACGTGCCCCCCACGATCCGGACGTCGCTGTGCTGGTCACGGAAGGCATCTGCGCGCTTGAGGACGCCCTGCGCCCTACACACGGCGACGCGGCCCCCCGCCTCGCCTCCACCGTCCTCGGCACCCGCCTGCGCCTGCGCGCCCAGCCGAACACCACGAAGGAGCACTGACATGGCTCGCATCACCATCGACCGTGAACAGGCGACGCTGACTGCCGAATTCCAGGGCCTCGACAAGCTCTGGACCCTCAAGAGCAGCCTGGAGATCCCTCTCGCCCACGTACGCGGCGCCACGCACGACCCAGGCATAGCCCGCGGGTGGATGGGCCTCCGCTTCGCAGGCACCCATGTCCCAGGCGTCATCACCGCCGGTCACTTCCGTCACGACGGCGAACACCTCTTCTGGTACGTGAAGAACCCGGAGAAGGCAGTGGTCATCCAACTCGTCGATGCCAACACCTACGACCGCCTCGTCATCGAGGTCGACGACCCCCGCGCCACGGTTGCGCTCATCGAGCGGTCCATCCCCCGCGACTGAAGCACGACCTCCGGCGTGCACGCCCTTCCGGCCGCGCGCCTGCGATCCGAGACTCCGGGCACCGGCAATGAGCTGTGAGCAAAGGGCCCGTGAGGAACTCGCCGCGCGGGTAGGCCGTCAGACGGGGAACGACGTCGGACTGCCCCCCACCCTCTCGCAGCAGACGCAGCAGACGCAGCAGACGCAGCAGACGCAGCAGGTCAGCACACGGGAGAGACGGCCCTTCGCCTGCCCTGCCCTCGGACCGGTAGGACGAGTACACGTATCGTTGGGCACTCGTCCGAGTGAAGGCAGAGCGCACCATGTTTCAGGAGACCCCGATCTACAGTCGGCTCGTTGCCGAGCGCGGGGACATCCCCCAGCAGGTACGCGGGGAGGCCGAGCGCGTACGCCGTGATCTGGAGCAGATCATGCGTTCCCCTTCCCCTTCCGGGCTGCTCACCCCGTCGAACCTGCCCGGCCGCATCACCTCGTCCACGGGCCGGTGACCACCGGTGGGCGGGCCGGTTTTCGGGCCCGCCCACCGGCGGTGCGTTCGGTTCGAGGAAACGCGGGAAGTGGCGTCCAGCGTCGGCCAAGTGCCTCGCGCGGGTGGACCCGCGCGCCTCGTGTCGGGACTCAAGTCTTGTGCTGCATCGAACTGCGCGCAGCGTTGCCCTGTTCGTCGGCCTTGGCGCGCACGCCGTCCGCGACGCGCTGACCGATGTTCTTGTCGATGGTCGACCAGTACGCGAAAGGGCGTTGGCGGCTGTGCCACAGCGCGGTGCGACGAGTTCCTGTCCGATCCGTCAGGTCGTGTCTCGCCGGCCATGCATGATCTCAGGCCCGTGGCGCGGGCACCTGGACCGGCGTGATGAGCGCCCCGCGCTCGGGGCCGGAACCGACGACGGAGAAACAGACCTCGTCGGATCGCTCGATGGTTCCGGCGACGAGGTCGGCGTGCAGCAGGGCGATGGTGGAGGCCGCCGCGGTGTTGCCGACGGTGTGCACGTTCGAGGGCGCCCGCTCGGCGGGCAGGCCCATCTCCTCGCGGAAGGCGTCGACCAGCCGGGGGTTGGCCTGATGGGTGTAGAGCCTGGTCACCTCTTTGAGGTAGCCGGGACGGACCTCTTCCAGGGCCTCGTGGTTGAGGGTCATGCCCCTGCTGTAGTAGCGCTGGATCTCGGGTGAGTTCATGCCGTAGCCAGACAGCTCACAGGAGCCGGGGGAGCCCGCGGGGTGCCGGCTGCCGCCGCCCGGGAAGTGGATCAGGGGATCGGTGAGCCCCGGCTCGTCGCCGAACGACTGGCTGTCGCGCGAGTAGAGCACCATTCCTTCGGCGTCCACGTTCCGACGCAGGACCAGGGCGCCGACGCCGTCCGAGAAGAGGGCAGACGACGCCCAGAGGCTCTTGCCGTACGGGTGCAGGGTGTTGTCGGCGTAATGGGGGAGCAGGGAGCCGTCGGCTGCGGTGCTGACCCGGCTGGCGACGTTGTAGGCGATGACCAGGGCCCGTTCTGTGCGGGTGGACGACACGACGGCCGCCGCCCGTGCCAAGCCCGCACAGCCCGCGCCGAGTTGGACGGGCGGGACATGGTCCGCGATTCCCAGGATGCGCAGCACCGCGAAGGCGTCCTGGTCGAGCATGACCTGGTACGGAGTACATGTCACGAGGACGACCGCGGTCACCTCCTCAGGGGCCAGACGGGCACTCTCCAGCGCGCCGCGGGCCACCCGCGCGACAGTTTCCGGATCGGCGAACCGCTCTGGATCCCAGGCTTTGGACTCCACGGCCAGCAACCGAGTGACGGTGGCCCCGGTGAGGTGCGCCCCGGGCCTGCGCCGGTCGGGGACGCGTGCCCGCCGGGCCCAGGACTCCATGTCGATCACGGTGCCGAGTTCGGCGCAGGCGCCGCCGATCTCGTAGGGGAAGGGGCGGGCACGCAACTCGGGAACCTCCGTACGGGGTCTGCCGCTCGCGTGGCAGCGAGCGCGCAGGGGACTTGCGGATCATTGAGCCCGCCCCGTCTTCCGAGCGAGCCGTGATTACGCCAACCGGATGGATTGCCGGTCAAGTTCACTCCCAGGAGGAGATCGATACGGGGCTCGGCGGGGACGGGTGCAACGATCGCCGCGGATTCCGGTAACTGAGCGACAGGTGAGGGGGCGTGGTCCGGTGACGGTCATCGCGCAGACGGCGGGCGGCTGTCCGGCCGCAGGCCCGACGGACAGGACAGCCGAGGCCGACGAGAGGCTCGGGGCCGCGGTGGCCCATGAGCGGCCGGCATCGGCGTTGCTGGCCGGCCGGACCGCGGTCATCACCGGCGGGACGACGGGGCTGGGCAGACAACTCGCCGAGGGGTTCCTGCGAGCGGGGGCGCGCGTGGTGTGCGGGGCGAGGGGGGATCACGGCATCGGCGAGATCATCGACCGGTACGCGGACCGGGCCGCGTACGTGCCCTGCGACGTACGGGAGCCGCAGACCCTGGAACGGCTGATGGCCGAGACCACGGATCGGTTCGGCGGGATCGACATCGTGGTCGCCAACGCGGGCATCACCCGCAACAACACCGTGCGCCGCCTCAGCCCGGAACACTGGCGCGAGGTGATGAGCACCAACGTCGACGGTGTCTTCCACACGGTCCGAGCAGCCCTTCCTCACCTGGAGCGCAGCGTCGGCGGCACCGTCCTCACCGTGTCCTCCGCGATGACCTCGCATCCCGCGGTCGGCGCCAGCGCCTACATCGCCTCCAAGGCGGCGATCGAGGCGTTCACCCGCTGCTGCGCCGTCGAGTTCGCCTCCCGGCGGATCCGGGTGAACTGCCTGGCGCCCGGCATTCTGAGCGTGGGCATGGGCGAGGCCGTGGCGGCGGACGAGCGGCTGCGGCAGATCTACTGGCCACGCCTGCTGGCCGGACGGCAGGGTTCCCCGCAGGAAGCGGTGGACGCGGCGGTGTTCCTGGTCAGCCCGGCGGCCTCGTACGTAAATGGCCACGTCCTCGGCGTCGACGGAGGCGTGCTGTGACGGTCTGCGTCCGCTACGAGGACGGCCTGGCCCGGGTATGCATGGACCGTCCGCCCCTCAACCTGTTCGACGCCGCCCAGCAGCGGCGCGCGGACGCCGCTCTGCGCGAGCTCCGCGGCCGAACCGACGTGCGCGCGGTGCTGTTCACCGGTTCGAACGGCCACTTCTCCGCTGGTGGGGACGTGGCGGAGATGGGCACGCTGACTCCGGCGGAAGTGGCCGACTACGCGGCCCGCATCAGCCGGCTGACGCGCGAGGTCGCGGCCCTGCCCGTCCCGGTGATCGCCGCGGTGGAGGGGTACGCGCTCGGTGGCGGCTGCGAACTCGCCCTCGCCGCCGACGTGCGCGTCTGCACCCCCACCGCCCGTTTCGGCCTGCCGGAGATCCCGCTCGGCCTGATTCCCGGCGCCGGCGGAACCCAGCGCCTGCCCCGCCTGGTCGGTCTGTCCCGGGCCAAGGACATCCTCTTCTCCGGCCGCCAGGTCGACGCGGCCGAGGCCGAGCGGATCGGCCTGGTCGACCAAGTTGTCCCCGAAGGCGCCCTGATCGAAGCGGCTCGGACCCTGGCACGCCGCTACACAGCGGGTCCGCCCGACGCTCTGGCTGCCGCCAAGCGCGCGATGGACGCCTGCCTCGACGGCCCGCTCGATCAGGGTCTCGATCTCGAACTCGCCCTCTTCGCCCCTCTCCTCAGCGCGGGAAGACGCACCGCACACTTCCACCGCTTCCAGAAGGCGGCCGAACCGCGAGCCGACGAGACCGCTCTGACCTGACGGCGGGCCGTTGGTGCGTGCTCCCTCGGGGCGATGAATCAACCGCAGTTCGGGTGCCATTTTCGTGGGTTACCGGGTGGTGGGTCAGCCGTATGTCAGTTGCAGCTGATCCGCGCCCCGGTTTCCACGCTGTAGTGCGCACTTCATCGCGCTTTGCGTGTCGGGGCCGTAGTCGCCGTCCGTCGCGACACCCACCTTCTTCTGAACGGCGATGAGCGCCGACAAGGTGAGGGTTCCGAAGACCCCGTCCGTTGTCAGCTTGTATCCGTGACAGGAGTTGAGGTTCTTCTGGAGGGCGCGGACTGCCGTGCTGCTCATTCCCCGGTCCAGTCAGCAATTGGTCCAATCGTTGTTGCGTAGGGCATGTACTTGTAAGAGGTGGGTTTTTGACCTTTTCATGCATGGTGACCCTGTAGCTGCACGGGGAGTTGGCCGCGGCCGCTTTCGGTTCTTGGGCGGATCGTCCGAGTTCCTTCAGGACGGGACTGCGGCGCGAACGACGCCATTCGTGAACGCGGGGCGGTGTAGAGGAAAGGAGAAGCAGTCAGGGCCGAGGCGAGGCGTCGTGCGTTGCTCGGCCGACAAGGCCGCCGGCTGGAATCGCGCGACCTGTCGACTGTAATTGGCTGCGCGGGAGCGGGCCTTGGCCGGTACCTGGCACGGGGTGCTGGGCGGTCGCTGGTCGTCAGTGTTGCGGGGACGCAGTCGGCTCACCCGTTGGTCAGGGGTGTGAGCGGGCCGACCTACGGGCGCTGACGTCATGCCCCGCTTCGAACTCCTCCACGGAAATCACATAACCCTTCGGGTGCAACGAGTGCCAGCCCATGTCGTTGGCCCCAACGAGGATTGACACCACGTCAGGGCGGGCGTCGAGTACGTCTGTCTGCCGGCGGGCTTCGAGGTCCATCACCTTGTGGCCGCCGACGCCGGTGTTCAGCCAGGTCACGGGGCGGTCCCGGTGTCGGAGTCCCCACTCGCCCGCGACGCGCAGCGGGTAGCCGAACCCGAGGCCGTCTTCGCTCGCCAGCCGTTGGCAGTCGGTGATCGAATCACCGGTGAACATCACTGGGCTTCCCGGTCGGACAGTGATCGTCATGTGCGCTCCTTGAACTCGGGTGAGGAGAGGACAGCGGAAACCCGTAGGCGGATGGGCGCCCGCAGCAAGACCTCTCGAAAGGTGTCGGACCCCACCGACAGCGCCGATATGTCGCCGACACCGCTGCTCCGACGCCCGATCACCCCTGATCGAAGCGACGATCAGCCAGGAGGGAGAGCGTTGCAGGTCTCAACCCCGGGGACCGTCTCGTCCGATTCCGCCTCCAAGCCCTGGGACAGATGGCAGGTAGGAAGAAGGTCCGTTTGAGCTGCTTGTTTCCCACCGGGAGGGCTGTTTGCCGCGGATTGAGGAGCCTGAGCAGCGGGTCGCCGGGACGAGGCTCGCACGGGCGGCGAGGTGGCCGACGGTCGGGAAGGTGCTGCCGTCGTCGACCTCGAAGTCCCGCGGCCGAAGCACACGCATCGACCGGGAGGCCAGGCGCTCCTCGGATACGACGAACGCCGGTGAGCGAGAGCAGTTCCAGTTCCGGCCAGCCTATCGGCGGCGCGCAGACCGCGCCGTGCCTCAGCCTGCCGCGGGTTGGATGATCTGCCACTCCTGGTCGTCGGTATTGGTGCAGTAGAAGATCAGGAGGCGCGTGTTGTCCGCGCTGGACCTGTTTCCGCCGACCTCAAGGCACTTGCCTTTGCTGGCGAAGTTGCGGATCCAGTAGGCGCCGCTGTCCTGCTTGTCGATCCACCACAGCTGGTTGTCGTCGGTCGTGCCGGCGCAGTCGGATTCGGAGATCGCCGCATGGATGGGCTGGGCCCCGGAGCCGGGCAGGTCCATGCACAACTGGTCCTTGACGTTGCGGATCTGGAACAGGGGCGAGCCGTCGGGGCCGAGCTCGGGGTAACGCACCTCAAGGTCCCAGAGCTGGTTGCCGTCGGTGCTCTCATCGCACGTGAACTGCTGAACGCGGCCGTCTTTCACACCCTTCCCATTGCCCGGGATGTCGGCGCACCTCTTCGTGCCCGTGTTCCGCAGGAGGACGTTGTTCGCGGGCACCACGCTCTTGGGCGCCTCTTTCGTCGTCGGCGACGGGGCGGACCCGCCTCCTCCAGCACCGTCGGACGCCACCGGTGCGGGCTGGGCGGGCTCCGACTCGACGGACGGGGCCTTCGGAACTTCGGGGGTCGGCGTGGGGGAGGGAGGCAGGGTACTGATGCCGGCTTCCTGGAGCTTCTCCGTGGCGGAGCTGCGTACTTGCGGCTTGTAGGCGATCCACAGCATCACGAAGGTGATCGCGAGGGCCATGAAGACACCGAGGAAGGTGGCGAGCCAGCGTGGCAGGAAACTCCGCTGGATGTAGGTGCCTTCGACGTCCAACGGGTCCACGCCGGACCGTTGGACCGCGAGGGTGTAGGGCCGGGACTCCTTCGACCCGAACCAGCTGATCTGCCTCGGCTTCAGCGTTGCCTCGACGAACGCCGCCCGCCCGGGCTCGATCTGCACGTTCGACGGGTAGATGTCGTACGAGAGCTGGTCGCCGTTGTCGCTGCCGCTGACCGACGCCGTCAGCTTTGTATTGCCGAGGTTGTCCACGGCCAGCTTCGGACGGCCCCGGAAACGCCCCTTCACCGTCGGCGGCACCAGCTCCGCCCGCACCTCCGTGAACGCGGTGATGGTGAGGTTGCCCTCGGGGACGGTGGTCGCCTCCGGGTGTTCGGTCGGCGTGATCCGCACCGCGTACGGGTTGGGTCCTGCCGTCGCGTCCGGCGTCCTCGGTGGGGCGAAGGTCAGGTCCACCGAACCTGTCGTCCCCGGATACAACCGCAGTGCCTGCGGCTCCACTCTCGTCCAGGGCGCCAGCGGACCGACCGCCTCGAAGCGGTACTCGTCCACCACGTCACCGGTGTTGCGCAGACGCAGCCGCACAGTCGTACTGCCACCCGGGTCCACGGTCGCGGAGGCGGGTTCCAGGGATGTCCAAAGGCTCACTCCGGGAGATTAAACGTATCGTCCGTACCAGGTCAGGAAGCTCCGGGGCATGATGGATGCCCGAAGAGGCGACGCCCAGTGCCCCGACATTGGCAGGGTCTGCGTGACATCCGGCGTCGCTTGGGTGCCCCACCCACAGGAAAAGAGGCAGCCTGTCCACTGGCGATCAGTGTCCGCCGACGACTGGAGCGTCGCTGCTGCCGCAGTCCGTGAACCGCGGGCCATCCTCACGTCGGCCTTCAGCGAGGAGAACGGCAACTCGTCGAGTTGCGGCTGTGCTTCGTTCACGGCGCAGCATTGTCGGCCTCACTGCACACCGGCCGGGCGATTTTCGGGCTGTCTCAGCCATCTTCACGAGAAAAACTACAGCCCCGTTGCGTACGCGACCATACCAAGCGGAACAAAGCCCGCTCAGACCTGCACAGCCGCCCCGCCCCCCGGCCTGCACAACCCTGTACCCCGCGCCCCACCTCACTTCTGCAGAAGGCTTCTTCGCTCACTCCGAGCCCTCGGCCGACCACGGGGACCCGGCCATCTGCACTGGCGGCCCTGGAGGCGAGGCCATCTGGCGATAAAAGCCTGCAGAGCTGTCCCGGTCCTCGACTACGACCTCATCAACTCACCAGATGGCCGAGGGCGAACCGGCTCGCAGCCACAGTGAACTCACGGGTGACCTGGAGGCGCCGGTCGCACTGCTATTTCAGCTCATCCGCTGTGTAGTAGCCATCCTCGATGAGCGCCTTCACGTAATTCGACTTGTCGACATCGACGGGCGGCAGCAGGTAAGCGGGTACCACCTTCACCAGATTGTTGTAACTCTTGGTGTCGTTTGTTTCCGGCTTTTTGTTGTTTAGTTTCGCGTCGACCATGTTGGCGGTCACTTTGGCAAGTTTCCGTAGGTCTTTGTAAACAGTCTCCGTCTGCTCGCCCGCCATTATCGACTTCACTGAGGCGAGTTCGGCGTCCTGGCCCGTGATGACTGGCCAGGGTTTTGTCTTGGTGCCGTAGGCGTCCGACTTGAGCGCGGATATGATGCCGATGGAGATGCCGTCGTAGGGCGAGAGTATTGCGTCGACCTTGCCGTTCTTGTAGGACGAGGTGAGAACGTCCTCCATGCGCTTCTGTGCCGTGGCACCGTCCCATCGTAGAGTGGTGATCTGATTGAGCTCGGTCTGGCCGGACTGGACGACAAGCTGTTTCTTGTCGATGTAGGGCTGCAGAACCTTCATCGCACCGTTGAAGAAATATCGCGTATTGTTGTCGTCGTTCGAACCCGCGAAGAGCTCGATATTGAATTTCCTCTTGGACCCATCTTTCAGGCCGAGCTTCTTGGCGATGTATCCGCCTTGCAGCTCGCCCACCTTTTCGTTGTCGAAGGAGGCGTAGTAGTCCACGTTCTTGGTGCCCAGGATGAGTCGGTCGTAGGCGATGACCGGTATGTCGGCGTCGGCGGCCTGCTGGGTCACGTTGTTCAACGATTTGTTGTCTATGGCTGCGATGACCAGTGCCTTGACGCCTTGTGTGATCAAGTTCTCGATCTGGGAAACCTGCTGATCGGGGTCGTCCTCTCCGAAAACCAGTTTTACCTTGTAGCCTTTCGCCTCCAGTTCCTTCTTGACGTTCGCGCCGTCGGCTATCCATCGCTCGGAGGATTTCGTCGGCATCGCGACGCCGATGGTGGCTCCCTTGGCGTTGTTCTCATCGTCTTCGTTGTCGTTCTGTCCGCAAGCCGAGAAAACTAAAGCGAGAAGCACTACTGAGGGCAATGCCCTGAGATTTTTCATGCCGAGAGAACTCCTAGTATCGCCGTGGTCCGTCGGAGCTTCCGTTCGATATATCGACAACTGTTCGAGGGCTGTCGCGGACCTTATGAGCCGCCCTTCGGAGTGTCAAGCAAGCACGCGATAACTGTTTCGCGCGTTCCGGAGGCTCATCAGTCACACAAGGCAACCGATCCCTCCGGTCGCCTCGGTTCGCTTCCTGAGTCACCTGAGGGTGTGTGTTGCCAGTGATCACCGACGAACGTGACTGTCTCGTCGAGCGCTGTCCGGCCCGTACAGATGCCATCCGCTGTGATGTCCTCGAACGTGGTGCAGCCCGGCTCGTTCCGCTAGCTGCGCGGACATCACCCACGCCCGCCAGTTAGGCCTGGTCACGCTCCTGGCCGACGGACCCGCGGTCGAGATCCTCGCCGATGCGGCTACCAGGGCCTGGGTGGGCAGACCGGCGGTCGGGTGTGACCCAGCCGATGCGTGCTCGCGACCAGATGAGGCCCAGCGGTGCACTGTCGACTTCCATGCCCCAAGCAGGGCGGCAGGGCCTGCCAGGTACAGCAGTCGGCCAGGACATGGATGATGGCAGCGAATCATCGCCTCGTCATCGATGTTGGCCACCCCGCCGCCTTGCAGTGGCACCCGTGCCGACGGCAGCAAGGGCCTGGTGATTTCCCATGGCCCGCCCGGCCCGATCCATCCCCACCGTCCGTTCTCCATGGCTCGTCCAGCGAACAACTGACCATGCAGGACACGGTCTAAAACAGCTTAAATCTGGCATAGCTCGTTTTCCCTGACATTGAAGCTTTCGCGGTCGTAGCGTCTGCGCGACGTGTTCGTTCTGCTGTCAGGTTGGCACTTCGGGCGGGGCTCGACGGTCGTATGCGGCTGTTGAGTCCGGGCGGTGGGGTGCTGCCTGCTGACGAGAGGGAAGCATGTGGTCAGCCTGCCGATACCCCAGGGTCCGCAACTGATCGTTCAGTCGGTGACGGGTATGCACATCACTCCGTACGGGTGGGTCGACGGTGATGTGCCGGCTGTTGTGTGGCGGGATGCCGCCACGACGGCGTACAGGCAGTCGCAGTGGGAGTTCATTCCCGAGCCCGGTTACGGGGAGCGCGTCTTGCGCATCAGGGATGTCGCCTACAACAAGGACACCGGTGCTTTCGATCGGAATCTCGCCCTCATCGCGGAAGCTCCCGAGGACGGGGCGGCCGTCGTCTCATGCAGGAGCGACAGCAAGAGCGAGAGGCAGCTGTGGTGTCTGGTCTCCATGGACCTCGCCCAGGCGGACTTCGTGATCGTGCCATTGGGCAATGACGGCCTGGCGGTGGCCACGCGCCAGAGTTATCAGGAAGGGAACGCCGTCCTGCAGTGGGAGGAAGTCGGGCCGTGGACGGATCAGTTCTGGCGCTGGCAGCGAGTGCGGGGCTGACCGCGGCTGCTTCGCGGCACCCGTACTGTTTGCCGCCACTTGGGCTCGTGCCCGCCCCGCTCGCGGCGCCAGCGGGCACGGGCCCAGATGCGGCCACATGCGAGGGCTTTTCAGGCTGTGACGGATTGGAGTATGTCTCCCGAGGCCGACAGGGGATCAGCATCGGTAGGTGGTGCAGGAGTGCCTTGGGGGGCGCGGTGTCATTCGGCACGAGCCGCCAGGGCTCCTCCGCACACTCCACACGTGTGTCG is a genomic window of Streptomyces sp. NBC_00414 containing:
- a CDS encoding TetR/AcrR family transcriptional regulator, translated to MGRTASVDDEVIHARLAEVFRANGYAGASLSDLSRATGLQRASLYHRFPDGKPAMAAAVLTSMESHFGEIFELLASEPDVAEGVAEMARRMALVYRDGRMACVLDTMTLIGAPQDIRAHAARLARAWLQAMAGAAVRAGAAEQDAQRRARAALIRIEGALVVARVLDDPSVFEQVLGELPDLLAR
- a CDS encoding pyridoxamine 5'-phosphate oxidase family protein, whose amino-acid sequence is MAVRAEHAGEQAVQQRAQEGGPGWGSPMFGPEIPHGFHPFIRAQQMLIVAAADDTGAVWSSIVTGHPGFARPVDDRTLDIRALPAPGDPLHHAFDAERAVGVLALHPQTQRRIRANGVAGRHGAGLRMTTGQVFGNCPKYLQKRVITESADATPPGEARTGKELSDVQRRWIEQADTFFIASHTAEHGADASHRGGMPGFVTVAGSRTLRWPDYTGNQFYMTLGNLHLDPACGLLFLDWERGHTLQLTGTGRIDWDPRSAAAYSGALRVVEFDIDSVVQVDHASPLRWELQDYSRFNPPVA
- a CDS encoding S1 family peptidase is translated as MRRLHTCLAMLTTAVMAVVTLLFGTVPSATALQVTTIRGGTMLYAATGAQCVIGFNARSNGVFYGVMVGHCSGTHTTTWYADAARTVQVGVTAGASFPIDDYGVVRYTSATLNLPGDIALGGGVYQDITGVASPAVGQSLCHVGRTSGVHCGRVTAVNATVNYSEGTVYGLVRSTTCAEAGDTGAPAYSGTLAVGFLVGSSGNCTSGGISYHQPVAEVVSHFGLTVY
- a CDS encoding TetR/AcrR family transcriptional regulator, whose translation is MGRPRAFDTDQAVTAAAVVFAAHGYEGTSVDDLVTATGVHRGSLYKVFGSKRGLHLTVLRSHLDHEIHPTAAAIASLTDPQQALAAAIASYDNGPAAGLLLLAAAERAPHDPDVAVLVTEGICALEDALRPTHGDAAPRLASTVLGTRLRLRAQPNTTKEH
- a CDS encoding 3-oxoacyl-[acyl-carrier-protein] synthase III C-terminal domain-containing protein: MRARPFPYEIGGACAELGTVIDMESWARRARVPDRRRPGAHLTGATVTRLLAVESKAWDPERFADPETVARVARGALESARLAPEEVTAVVLVTCTPYQVMLDQDAFAVLRILGIADHVPPVQLGAGCAGLARAAAVVSSTRTERALVIAYNVASRVSTAADGSLLPHYADNTLHPYGKSLWASSALFSDGVGALVLRRNVDAEGMVLYSRDSQSFGDEPGLTDPLIHFPGGGSRHPAGSPGSCELSGYGMNSPEIQRYYSRGMTLNHEALEEVRPGYLKEVTRLYTHQANPRLVDAFREEMGLPAERAPSNVHTVGNTAAASTIALLHADLVAGTIERSDEVCFSVVGSGPERGALITPVQVPAPRA
- a CDS encoding SDR family NAD(P)-dependent oxidoreductase, whose protein sequence is MTVIAQTAGGCPAAGPTDRTAEADERLGAAVAHERPASALLAGRTAVITGGTTGLGRQLAEGFLRAGARVVCGARGDHGIGEIIDRYADRAAYVPCDVREPQTLERLMAETTDRFGGIDIVVANAGITRNNTVRRLSPEHWREVMSTNVDGVFHTVRAALPHLERSVGGTVLTVSSAMTSHPAVGASAYIASKAAIEAFTRCCAVEFASRRIRVNCLAPGILSVGMGEAVAADERLRQIYWPRLLAGRQGSPQEAVDAAVFLVSPAASYVNGHVLGVDGGVL
- a CDS encoding enoyl-CoA hydratase/isomerase family protein yields the protein MTVCVRYEDGLARVCMDRPPLNLFDAAQQRRADAALRELRGRTDVRAVLFTGSNGHFSAGGDVAEMGTLTPAEVADYAARISRLTREVAALPVPVIAAVEGYALGGGCELALAADVRVCTPTARFGLPEIPLGLIPGAGGTQRLPRLVGLSRAKDILFSGRQVDAAEAERIGLVDQVVPEGALIEAARTLARRYTAGPPDALAAAKRAMDACLDGPLDQGLDLELALFAPLLSAGRRTAHFHRFQKAAEPRADETALT
- a CDS encoding peptidoglycan-binding domain-containing protein, yielding MSSTAVRALQKNLNSCHGYKLTTDGVFGTLTLSALIAVQKKVGVATDGDYGPDTQSAMKCALQRGNRGADQLQLTYG